The Papio anubis isolate 15944 chromosome 1, Panubis1.0, whole genome shotgun sequence genome window below encodes:
- the ARTN gene encoding artemin, producing MELGLGGLSALSHCPWPRRQPALWPTLAALALLSSVAEASLGPAPPSPVPREGPAPVLAPPASHLPGGRTARWCSGRARRPPPQPSRPAPPPPAPPSAPPRGGRAARAGGPGSRPRAAGARGCRLRSQLVPVRALGLGHRSDELVRFRFCSGSCRRARSPHDLSLASLLGAGALRPPPGSRPISQPCCRPTRYEAVSFMDVNSTWRTVDRLSATACGCLG from the exons ATGGAACTTGGACTTGGAGGCCTCTCCGCACTGtcccactgcccctggcctagGCGGCAG CCTGCCCTGTGGCCCACCCTGGCCGCTCTGGCTCTGCTGAGCAGCGTCGCAGAGGCCTCCCTGGGACCCGCGCCCCCCAGCCCTGTCCCCCGCGAAGGCCCCGCGCCTGTCTTGGCGCCCCCCGCCAGCCACCTGCCGG GGGGACGCACGGCCCGCTGGTGCAGTGGAAGAGCCCGGCGGCCGCCGCCGCAGCCTTCTCgtcccgcgccgccgccgcccgcgcccCCATCTGCTCCTCCCCGCGGGGGCCGCGCCGCGCGGGCTGGGGGCCCGGGCAGCCGTCCTCGGGCCGCGGGGGCGCGGGGCTGCCGCCTGCGCTCGCAGCTGGTGCCAGTGCGCGCGCTCGGCCTGGGCCACCGCTCCGATGAGCTGGTGCGTTTCCGCTTCTGCAGCGGCTCCTGCCGCCGCGCGCGCTCTCCGCACGACCTCAGCCTGGCCAGCCTACTGGGCGCTGGGGCCCTCCGACCGCCCCCGGGCTCCCGGCCCATCAGCCAGCCCTGCTGCCGACCCACGCGCTACGAAGCGGTCTCCTTCATGGACGTCAATAGCACCTGGAGAACCGTGGACCGTCTCTCGGCCACCGCCTGCGGCTGCCTGGGCTGA